The Prevotella sp. E2-28 genome includes the window TGGAGCAACAACAGTGCAAAGGAATACAGAATCAACGTCACCTTTCCACTCAAACTCACCGTCGCTTACAACGAGCGTGTCAAGTGGGTCAGAACTTTCAGGGGCGAATGGATAGATGAGCAGTGTGTCACCGTCATCAATACCTTCTACAACACCTTTCACCTTGAATCCATTAGAATTACACGATGTCATAGAAATAGCTGCAATAGCTAATCCGATAATGAATTTCAGTCTTTTCATCCCCTTTTTCAATTAAATTGTCTATACTAAATACTGGTCACTGATACTCTCGTTCTCAATGACACGACGGATAGTCTCAGCAAACATATCAGCAACACTGATCTGCTTAACCTTGGCACAACGTTGAGTATAAGGAATAGAGTCTGTGAAAACAATCTCTTCAAGAGCAGATTCCTGTACACGGTCACTAGCAGGACCACTCATCACACAGTGAGATGCACATGCACGTACACTCTTCGCACCTGCCGCCATCATCAAGTCGGCTGCTTTGGTGATAGTGCCTGCGGTATCTACCATATCATCAATAATGACTACGTTCTTTCCTTCGACATCACCAATAATCTGCATTGTAGCAACGACATTGGCACGTGCGCGGGTCTTGTTGCAAAGTACTAGCGGACAACCCAGATACTTAGCATAAGTGTTGGCACGCTTAGAACCACCTACGTCAGGAGAAGCAATCACCAAATCGTCAAGTTGCAGACTCTGCAGATAGGGTAGGATAACGCCTGAAGCATAGAGATGATCTACAGGTACATTAAAGAATCCCTGAATCTGATCAGCATGTAAATCCATCGTAATAACACGATTAACACCAGCTACGCTCAGCAAATCGGCAATCAGTTTGGCGCCGATGCTAACGCGGGGTTTGTCCTTACGGTCTTGACGTGCCCAACCGAAATAGGGAATTACAGCGTTAATGGTACGAGCAGAAGCGCGCTTGGCAGCATCAATCATCAGGAGCAGCTCCATCAGATTGTCACTATTAGGGAATGTGCTCTGTACGAGGAAGATGTCTCGTCCACGAATAGATTCCTCATAAGACACAGCAAATTCTCCGTCAGAGAATTTCGTGATTTGCAATTTACCAAGGGGGCACCCCAGACTTTGGCAGATTTTCTCAGCCAGGTATCTGGTTGCTGTACCAGAGAACACCATGTAAGAATCTTGTGTTGTCATTACTTTTTATAGTTCGTAAAATTGAATTGTAATTTAATTGGCTGCTTTTTGCAATTTCTGGAAATGCGAAATCAAATCTTTGTAGTCTTGTTCCTGATGAATATTAAAACGATTCCAAAGATCACCACAGATGACTACGCCACCAAAGCCCAGATCACGCATTTGCCTGATATTGTCTAGATTAATACCACCCATAGCGTAAACGTGTTTATCTATGAGTCCTTTCTTACTGGCTTCACGTAATTCTTCCTCAGTCAGTGTTTGCTTGTCATTAGGATTACTCTGACTATCAAAGATCGTTTTCAGAAACACATAATCAGCCTTTTTCTTGGCGTCATGCAGCTCACTGATTTTATGACAAGTACAACTGAAGTGTCCTTTATATCCATAGGGCAACTCCGCATCAGCCGTATTAAGATGAATGCCTTTTAAACCAAACTCTTCACGTAGATAAAAATGGTCGTGAACAGATATTTTCCTGTAGTAATCCTCAGGAAGGAGGGTGAGTAATCGTTCGGAATACACTGGTTCCGAACCTGGTTTGTATAAGTGCAGATTGTCCATCCCTTCTTCGAAAAGAGTGGTCAGGATTTTGTCTTCCTCCACGAAAAACGTGGCCTTTGTCAGGATGATAAGTTTCATCTACAACCCATTTATTAGAAAAGCCCCATCCGTTAAGAATAAGGGCTTTATGTAATTAAGTGATTCCGTCGGGATTCGAACCCGAGACCCACAGCTTAGAAGGCTGTTGCTCTATCCAGCTGAGCTACGGAACCAGCCTCGCCTGAGGATTGTCCCTCATTTGCGAGTGCAAAGGTACTCTTTTTTTATGAATTCACCAAATTTTAAAGCAGCGAAAGCAAAAAAAACTTGTTTTCTTTGCTGAGTCGCGAGAAAATTCGAGGTTGCCCTCAAATTTTAGACCTTAAATCTGATGTACGATCTGTCATCAAATGAATTATTTCCCTCTGTAAAGGCTTTCGTTGCCTTAAACTGCCCAATATTCAGCGGATCTTCTTCCTTTTGTCGTGCAAGCCGCTGTTCTGACTCCTCAAGTGTACTGCACAAGAATGGATAGCCATCGCTGGCCAACACAATCTCCCACGGCTGGAAGTCGAGTGTTATAACGCGTACATATTGTTCTGGAATATGGAATCCGTCAATGACGCTATAAGTTACGTTTTGCAGTTTCATGGTCTCCAGCATCCGTGGAATAATCTGTTGACGTGCCGTATCGTTTGTAAGATAGTGTTCTTTGGGCTCCTCACCTGATAGGATTATTTGCGCCCTTTGCTCTGCCAACTCCTGTTCATAGGGTTTTGGATTATCGTAGAATTCACCACCAACCAGACATTGACAGTCGCCTATCATCCATATTTCACGCCTCACTCTACTGAAAATAATTGCACTGGCTGTGAGCCTTTCCTCTGGATGTTCAGCCAAATGGGGAATCTCTGAGTTCTTATAGTGCTTACGGATTTTCTTGGTTACACCTACGCAGAAGTCATGGCACGAAATATTCTTTGGCGCTTTGCGAATGAACTTCTCGATAATCTGCATGGCATAGCGTCCGTTACTTTTGAAATAACTATAACGACGATTGGTTTTTGATGTGGAACCATCGATAACTGCAATGAAGTCATCAGTGACGACGATTCCGTCCTCGCTTTTCCTCTTGGGGTCTTTCGCTATGATGCTTTGCTCGAGAATTATCATTGTTAAAATTTGGATTATACGATTTGGGCTTATTACTTGCTGAAGCGCGTTGTTCGCCATACGGACGCTTATCGCTATACGGACGATAGTTGTTGCCTTGTGATGGTGGCATGCCGCTATACAGCTTTGCAATCAAGTCAGAACGGCCAATGCGGCGTAACGACTGCTCGATGCCACGACGTTCTTCGGGCTTGTACCAGAAGAAGAACTGACGCTGCGCCAACTTGTCCTTTGGAGTTTTGGCGCTAAACACGGGTTGTAGCGTATAAGGATCGTAGCCTGTGTACCACGTTTCAGTGGCATTGGTAAGTGGCGTTGGCGTAAAGTCCTGCACCTGTTCGAGATGAAAATCAAGCCCCTTGGTTATCACAGCCAACTCGGCCATATCCTCCTCCTGACAACCTGGATGGCTCGAGATGAAGTAAGGGATGATTTGCTGGCGAAGTCCCTCCTCGCGATTAATACGATCGAAGATGCGCTTAAACTCGTAGAACTGCTGGAATGAGGGCTTGCGCATGAGATAGAGAACACGGTCGCTGGTGTGCTCAGGGGCTACCTTCAGACGTCCTGACACATGACGGGTAATCAGTTCGCGGGTGTACTCCATAGCGGCCTTGTTGCTGGCCTCGTCCTTACTCTTATATAATAATAGGTCGTAGCGAACACCACTGCCTATATAGCTGTGCTTGATGCCTGGAAGGGCATCTACAGAGCGATAGATATCAAGCAACTTAGAATGATCGGTATTGAGGTTAGGGCATATCTGCGGGTGCACACATGATGGGCGACGGCACTTTTCGCAGGCATTCTTGTTGCGTCCACTCATGCCGTACATATTGGCCGATGGACCACCCAAGTCTGAAAGATTACCCTTAAAGTCGGGCATCTGGATAACCTGTTTTACCTCACGAAGAATACTCTCTTTTGAACGGCAGGTTATAAATTTGCCCTGGTGAGCCGAAATAGTACAGAAGGCGCATCCGCCAAAACAACCGCGATGGATGTTTACGCTGAACTTAATCATATCGTAAGCCGGAATGCGCTTGCCCTTATATTTTGGGTGTGGCTGGCGGGTGTAGGGCAAATCGAACGATGCGTCGAGCTCCTCGGTAGTCATCGGGGGATATGGCGGGTTGATAACCACGTACCTGCCATCAACGCCCTGCAGCAGGCGCTGGGCGTGCATCATGTTAGATTGCTCCTCTACATTCTTAAAGTTCTCAGCCTGAGCCTTTTTGTTTTTGAGGCACTCCTCGTGTGAATGCAGCACAATGTCGCGATCGGTAATGCCGCCCAGGATATCCTCCTTGCGCGATAGATAAACGGTTTGCGGCAGGTCACGAATATCGCGAATGTTCTCGCCGGCAGCCAGTCGGCGTGCCAACTCGATAGTAACTTTCTCGCCCATGCCGTAGGTAATCATATCGGCAGGCGAATAGCACAGCAGACACTTCTTCAGGCTGTCGCTCCAGTAATCGTAATGACTCAAGCGGCGCAGCGAGGCCTCAATACCGCCCAGTACTACGGGTACATCGGGATACAGTTCCTTAAGGATTTTGGCGTAAACGATGGTAGGGTACTCGGGACGCATGTCGTGGCGACCGTCGGGGCTATAAGCATCCTCGGAACGCAGACGGCGAGCGGCGGTGTACTTGTTTACCATTGAGTCCATGCAACCTGGGGCTATACCGAAGAAAAGGCGAGGTCGTCCTAACTTCTTAAAGTCGCGATAGTCGCCATGCCAGTCGGGCTGGGGCACGATGGCCACACGGAACCCCGCGGCCTCGAGTGTGCGGCCAATAACGGCGGCACCAAAAGATGGGTGATCTACATAAGCATCACCCGAGAACAGAATCACATCTACGTAATCCCATCCTCGCAGTTCCAGTTCTTTTTTGGTAGTCGGTAGAAAATCAGTCAGCCGATACTCCATCTTCTATTTGGTTCTTCTTCCAGTCAAGGAACAGTTTTGTTAAGTTCTGCAATCCCAGTGCTTTCATGTTCGGATGATAGATCACATCCAGACAGAGGTCCAGTAATTGTTTATCGCGTCCAGCTTCCGACTCCAGCAGAGAGCGAATGTTCAGCTTGAGTTTATCAAGCACGTCTTCATCTACATATCCATTGGAATCTATGAGGTCACGAAGTAGTTGATATTGCTCTATAGTAGCCAGATGCTGCTCGCTTACTTCGATACTTCTTGTACCTGAAGCGTTAGTTTGAATCTTTGCCATAATTATCTGTTAATTAAAAATTTAAGTATTCCTCGCATAATCAGTTCCTGCTGTTTCTTATCTTTAATACACTCGAATGGGAATCCCATCGTAAAGGCTCGGTAGTCATTACCTTGATAAGCCACAGCAGCACAGGTATTATTGTTATATACCATCGTTGGGAAGGCATTCATAGTAGAGGCTGATAGGACATCACTTTGCATGGCGGCATAATGCGTCTCGTTCAACTGACGATAGAATTTGAAGTCCACGCCTAGTCCGTTCACGTTCTCACTCAACTCATTGTTAGTGCCCTCATAATTCACGTTCAGCACTTCCGAAAGGAATGCTTGGTCTTCCGTCGAAGTCATATCAGAGCCCACATAGGCACCACTCACAAATAGGTTTCCACCGTAGGCCGTATAGTCTCTCAGACGTTCTTGCATAGACTGATGAAAACTCTTATATGGTACCAGACTATGTCCGTCATTCTTTTCCAGTCCCAATATCAGGTCAATGATATCGTACCTGTTCAGGTCGCAGTCACCGTTTTCTATCGCCACCGATGAACTGCTCACAATATTATATTCGCCCGCAGTCTTAATAGCATTAGCATGGGTAGTCACATAGTTAAAGTCATTTCCTGCGATAAACATACCCTGCAAATCTGGCGTGGTATATCCTAATCCAGTGGAATCCTCCACGCCAATCTTCTTGACGTCAAAAATACGCTGAACGCCCAGCCATCCTGCCGTTCTTCCGTACGACACACCAATATCCTCATTCAGGTCGAATCCTTGTCCCACCTTGCTGATAGCAGGTGACGACAGACGGTTAAATCCGTTGATAATCATCACCGTTCTTACTGAATTAGGATTATAGAGTGCCACCAGTTCCTCCGTCGGGAAACTTTCTCCACCCTCATTAATGGCTGTCACGCGAAAGCGATACAACACATAAGGTCTCAACTTCAATTTGCACGAGGTGCCGCGCAGTAATGTGCCGTTATCAAAACCGGCATCATCTTGAGCAATATAAAGGACATAACCTGTAGGCTTTGATGTAGGCTCTTGTCCGTCTATGATACCCTGCCAACTAAGGCACGCCTCATTATGCTCTCCTGTCAACTCCACATGAAAGCGGTTAGGAGTCAGCGGTTGCACCACACAGTCCTGATGATGGCCCTTCGTCATGTAGCGCAACAGTGTCTTATAAATAGAGCGTGCCAGCGTAAAGCGGAAGTTTGGGTCCAGTCCGTAACGCATATCCCCGAAATTCTGATGCGACAAGGTCTCCAAGATAGAACTTGGCACTACTGGCACACGTGTCTCGTTGTAGTTACGATCTCTAACCTGTCTCTTGGTCCATTCACCATAATTATATGTCAGGTCTGTGGTCACATTATCCAGCAAGGCCGTTGCCAATTCACGCGACACCTCTCTGCTCAGACCGGCAGCCAGTTGCTTATCACCATTCTGTGTTGTACAGATAGAAAGAGATCCGTACACACCTTCACCCGTCTCGGTGTAACCTGCATCGCTGTGAACAGCCAGTGACAACTCTATGGGCACATGGCGACCTACGGAGTCAGGAGCAAATACAGAACCGCCACAAAGCAGGTTAGTCATCAGTGAGCGTGCGTTCAAATCGTCACCGTAATCATCTACGCCGTTCTTGCAGCTATATATCTCATACGGCATTCCTGCCCACTGGGCATAATAGCGTGCACCCTCCAGGCAGCGGGGCAAGCCACTCGTCTCTCCGCCACGCTCCACATTTCCCATACCTCCACCAAAGCGCACTGCATCAGTAGTTACTATACCCTTGTGTTTACTGAGGTTTGACACGACGACCTTGTTCTTCTCACTGCATCCCTTGTCAAAATCAAAGGTTCCCAGATAGACCCAAGTAAAACCGCCCATCTGCTGGTTCACGGCAAACTCAGTCTTCTGCCCTTTGTGATATACGGTATAATGAGCATCGTCAATGCTGTTCTCTACCGTCTGGTAACTCACATACACCGCATAGCGACCATCCTCAGGGATATCCGGCTGATAGGTCACGGTGCTCAGTCTTGATGTGCTATGCGTGCTCTCAGCCATACGAGCCGTACCAGCCATAAACGGGTTGTCCTTGTCTTTGTAATTACCTTTGTGATAGGCAAAGCCCTGACTTGGAGCTGTTTCCCATTCATATCTCAGACTGTGCTCCTGGTAATTCACAAGTGAAGGCATGTTGTCATTATCTACGATAACCTCATTACGCTGCCAGTCGCGTTCACGCGGTGTGAATACTGTGGCGCCTGCGTTTTCCAGCATCGGTATAAGGTATGGCACCACAATGGTTTGTGTAAAGAGATCTTCCGTCGTTCCATACAAAGGTGGACGTTGCCAGCGCCAGCGCCCTTCGTGATTATCGAAATAGCGCCCGTGACTAGCCCAGATGGAGATATGCCTTCCCGCCAGTCCCTGTTCAATAGAGTAGGGGCGCGAGGTATTCTTGACCCAAGGCTCTCCTTTATAATCTATATTCCCCCATATAGCCTGTGCTGACAGACTCTGGGAGACTGTCAGCAACAATAAGCTCATGAAGAGATTCGTAAATCTACACATTACCAATAGTAAACAATTCAGGCCGCTTGCCCTTGAAATCTTTGAAGTATAGTTTAATCTCACGCATGTCGGCCTCTAGGTCACCAGTTGGCCTAATGGTCTTGGTGCACTGAATGTGTTTCTTCTCATAGTCTAATCCATACAGCAGAATAGGTATCTCAGCTTTCAGGGCTATGAAATAAAAGCCCTTCTTCCATTCCTCCACACGTGCTCTTGTTCCCTCGGGCGTGATGCAAAGGTGGAATATCTTAGCCTGCTTGGCCGTCTCTGCCATAGAATCAGTCATGCTGGTGTGCTTCTGGCGATACACGGGTATGCCACCCATGCTTTTGAACAGTGGTCCCAATGGCCAGAAGAACCATTCCTTTTTCATTAAAAAGTTACTGCCCAGCCCTTTTGCGCCATTATACAGTTGACCTATCAGAAAGTCCCAGTTGCTGGTGTGCGGAGCCAGACAGATAATATATTTCTCAGGGTGTTCTTCTGTTACTTCAGCAGTCCACCCCATTTTCTTAAATAATAACCAGTTACAAAATTTCTTCCACATTTACAAGTTGTTTATTTGATCGGCGATTTCGCTAGCCTGTGCAGCAAACTTCTCTCGCAAATCCTTGTAATATGCTTTCGCCTGAATACCAGGTTCAGGGTGTGATACGCGACTGATAAAGTTACGCTGTGTTTTAACAAGTGCCACAAGTACCGCCTCGGTGTTGTCCTTGTGCGATTCTGTTCCATACAGTGAAGCAGCTACAGCCTCAGTAAACAGTTCTTCACAAATCTGGTTAATAGCCTTCTTAAGTGTTCTTTTGTTTGCCATAGTCTTAAATATAAAATAGTACAGATTCAACTGCAAAGATAAACACTTTATTTTAAACCACCAAATTTTCAGGGACTTTTCCTACTTGATTTCCCATCCAATAGCAGAAGCACCCAGTACAGCAGCTGAAGCACCGTCAAGGGCACTAATCAGGAACTGCGCCTTACCGCGGAATGGTTTCATCACATGAGCATCATAAGCCTCGCGAATAGGCTTCATAATCAGTTCGCCTGCCTTCGTCATACCACCGAAGAAGATAAATGCCTCAGGCGATGAGAAAGCTGCGAAGTCTGCACAAGCCTCGCCCAGCATCTTTCCGGTGAACTCATAGATTTCCAGTGCCAGTTTATCGCCCTTTTCTGCAGCGATACTAACATCCAGTGAGGTGATTTCTTCGGCATTCATGTTACGAAGCAGTGACGGACGTGTGGTAGTCTGAAGCAGTTCGCGAGCTGTGCGTGCCACGCCCGTAGCAGAACAGTAGGCTTCCAAACAACCCGTACGACCGCATCCGCAGGGACGACCCTCAGCACCACGTACCATCGTGACGTGTCCCAGCTCTCCTGCAAAACCGTCATGTCCGTAAAGCAGCTGTCCGTTAGCCACGATACCCGAACCTACACCAGTACCCAGTGTAATAACGATAAAGTCCTTCATGCCACGTGCAGCACCATATACCATTTCACCTACGGCAGCAGCGTTAGCATCATTTGTCAGACCTACGGGGATTCCCTCCAGTCGGTCAGAGAACATCTTTGCCAGTGGCACGATGCAGTCATGTGCCCAAGGCAGATTGGGAGCAAATTCAATGGTTCCTTTATAATAATTAGCGTTAGGAGCACCTATACCCATAGCCTTGATTTTGCTGATGCCACCCACCTGTTCAATGATGGGCTGCAGAGCTGCCACGCAAGCATCCACATAGGATTCTGCTGTGGCGTGACCGCCAGTTTTGATAGCTGTGGTAGCCTTGATTTCTCCACGTGCATCAACGATTCCGAAAACGGAGTTTGTACCTCCCAGGTCAAGACCTATTACATAGGGCTTTATTCCTTGTTGTTCCATATGTTTTTTAGTTTTAGTTTGAATTTATGCGCTTTAGACTGCAAAGATAATAAATAATTGCGAATTTGCAACAGATAATTGTTATATATTTCATAACAAAAGCATTTTTTTTACTTTTCACTTTTTACTTTTCACTTTTTTTTGTACCTTTGCAAACACTATGACATTCTACGTAAACACGATACCCAATTTATTGGATATAGTCTTCAAAGGACTGTTAATTGGCATCATCGCTTCTGCACCTATGGGACCCGTTGGTGTACTTTGCGTTCAACGTACACTGAACAAAGGACGTTGGTATGGCTTCGTCACGGGCTGTGGCGCTGCCTTGAGCGATATTATATACGCTGGTATCACGGGATTGGGCATGGGTATGGTAGTAGATTTGGTAAGCAATGAGACCAATCGTTTCTATCTCCAGATAGCCGGTAGCCTGATGCTTCTGGCCTTTGGAATCTTCACTTATCGCACAGACCCCACTAAGCGCATACGAAAGCCTGGACAGAAGAAAGGCACGCTGACCCATAACGGCATCACAGCCTTCTTTGTCACATTAAGCAATCCGCTGATTATCTTCCTCTTTATGGCTTTGTATGCCCAGTTCTCATTTGGTCTTCAACCCGAAAGGCCTATTGAACTGGTTGCCGGTTTCACCAGCATCGTTGGCGGTGCCCTGCTTTGGTGGTGGGGCCTCACGTGGCTGGTTGACAAGATCCGCCTGAAGTTCGATAATAACGGTATTCGCCTCATTAATCAGATTATCGGCATGGTGGTTATGCTGGGCAGTGTTATCATCTTACTCACTACGCTGTTCAGCCTTCATCTCTATAATATTTTCTAGGTTATATATATGTTTGTAGCACAGGAATTACGTAAAAAGAATATTGCGGAATACCTGCTCTATATGTGGCAGGTAGAGGACACCATACGTGCTTTCGGCTGTTCGCTGGCACGTATTCGTCGTGAGTATATCGACCGTTTCGATTATAACGAGGAGCAGAAAGACGAGGAGGCCGACTGGTTTGGCAACCTCATTAAGATGATGAACGAGGAGGGCTGTCGTGAGCAGGGCCACCTACAGATTAATAAGGTGACACTGCAGTTGCTCACCGAGCTTCATCAGCAGTTGCTATCCTCATCTAAATTTCCCTTCTATAATGCCGAGTATTACAAGGTGCTGCCCTTTATCGTGGAACTGCGCAACCGTGGTGCCAATAAGGAAGAGGGCGAGATAGAGACTTGCCTGAACCTGCTCTATGGCGTTATGATGCTGCGCTTGCAGAAGAAGGAGATTACCACCAGCACCGAGCACGCCCTGAAGGAGGTTTCAACCTTTATCGGTATGCTCAGCGATTATTATAAGAAGGATAAAGAAGAACCCTTAGAGTTCTAACAGAAATATATTGGCGTAGCTCATGAACATACTTGTAACAGGATGCAACGGTCAGTTAGGCAACGAAATGCAGTTGCTGGAGAAAGAGAACCCGCAACACACCTATTTTAATACTGACGTGCAGGAGCTGGACATCACCGACCAGGCAGCTATCAATGCTTTTGTAGAGGAACATCACATTGACGGCATCGTTAACTGTGCCGCCTATACCGCTGTTGACAAAGCCGAGGAAAACGAGGCATTGTGTCAACTTCTCAATGCCGAGGCACCTGCTTTCCTGGCTCATGCCGTTGGCCAGCGTGGCGGATGGATGATTCAGATTTCTACCGACTATGTGTTCGACGGTACTAACTGCACCCCTTATACCGAGGAGGAAGACACCTGTCCAAACAGTGTTTACGGAAAGACAAAGTTGGTGGGCGAGTTCAATGTGCAGAAACTGTGTCAGCAGTCCATGATTATCCGCACGGCATGGCTTTACTCTACATTTGGCAATAACTTTGTGAAGACCATGCTTCGCTTAGGCAAAGAGAAACCTGAACTGGGTGTTATCTTTGACCAAATAGGTACGCCTACGTATGCACGCGATTTGGCAGTAGCTATCTTTGCAGCCATCAATCAGGGCGTGAAGCCAGGCATCTATCATTTCTCTAACGAAGGTGTCATCTCATGGTACGACTTCACCAAGGCTATCCATCGCATCGCAGGCATCACCACCTGCAGAGTGCGCCCCTTGCATACCTCTGAATACCCCACACCCGCAGCACGTCCTCATTACAGCGTGCTCGATAAGACGAAGATAAAGAATACATACAACATAGAGATACCTTATTGGGAAGATTCCCTTGCAGAATGTATTAAGAAATTATGAATCAGGAGATAGAAAGAAGAAGAACATTTGCGATTATTTCGCACCCCGATGCCGGTAAGACCACACTGACTGAGAAGTTCCTGCTCTTTGGCGGACAGATTCAGGTGGCTGGCGCAGTGAAAAGTAACAAGATTAAGAAGACCGCCACGTCTGACTGGATGGAGATCGAGAAGCAGCGTGGTATCTCGGTATCGACCTCTGTGATGGAGTTCGACTATACCCCCGATGGTAAGGACATTGAATACAAAGTAAACATCCTCGACACCCCGGGTCACCAGGACTTTGCCGAGGACACCTTCCGCACGCTGACCGCTGTTGACTCGGCTATCATCGTGGTTGACGGTGCCAAGGGTGTTGAGACTCAGACACGCAAGCTGATGACCGTGTGTCGTATGCGTAAGACGCCAGTCATTATCTTCGTTAATAAGATGGACCGTGAAGGTCGCGACCCCTTCGACCTGCTCGACGAGTTGGAACAGGAACTGGAGATTAAGGTGCGCCCCCTCTCTTGGCCTATCAATCAGGGTGCCAAGTTCAAGGGCGTCTATAACATCTACGAGCAGAAGCTCGACCTCTTCACGCCCGATAAGCAGCGCGTCACTGAGAAAGTCAGTGTAGAAATCAGTTCCTCTGAGCTCGACGAGCGTATTGGTGAAGCCGATGCCGCTAAACTGCGCGAGGACCTGGAACTGGTTGATGGTGTTTATCCTGAGTTCGATGTTGAGACCTATCGCTCGGCTGAGGTGGCTCCCGTGTTCTTCGGTTCTGCATTGAATAACTTCGGTGTGCAGGAGCTGTTGAACTGCTTCGTAGAGATTGCCCCCAGTCCTCGTCCCACAAAGGCTGAGGAGCGCGAGGTGCAGCCCGAGGAGCAGAAGTTCACTGGCTTTATCTTCAAGATTACCGCTAATATCGACCCCAACCACCGTTCATGTATCGCTTTCTGTAAGGTATGCTCTGGCAAGTTCCAGCGTAACGTGCCTTACCTGCATGTGCGTCAGGGAAAGACCATGCGCTTCACCTCGCCCACGCAGTTCATGGCCCAGCGTAAGAGCACTATCGACGAGGCTTGGCCAGGCGATATCGTAGGTCTGCCTGATACCGGTGGTATATTTAAAATAGGTGACACCATTACCGAGGGTGAGCAACTGCATTTCCGTGGACTTCCCTCGTTCTCACCAGAGCTGTTTAAGTATATCGAGAATGATGACCCCATGAAGTCAAAGCAGCTCCAGAAAGGTATCGACCAGTTGATGGACGAAGGTGTGGCTCAGCTCTTTGTCAACCAGTTCAACAACCGTAAGATTATCGGTACCGTAGGTCAACTGCAGTTCGAGGTTATTCAGTATCGCTTGGAGAACGAATATAACGCCAAGTGCCGCTGGGAGCCTGTACACCTGTATAAAGCCTGCTGGATTTCCAGCGACGACGAAAAGGAACTCGAGAACTTCAAGAAGCGTAAGTACCAGTATATGGCGAAGGATA containing:
- a CDS encoding ribose-phosphate pyrophosphokinase; its protein translation is MTTQDSYMVFSGTATRYLAEKICQSLGCPLGKLQITKFSDGEFAVSYEESIRGRDIFLVQSTFPNSDNLMELLLMIDAAKRASARTINAVIPYFGWARQDRKDKPRVSIGAKLIADLLSVAGVNRVITMDLHADQIQGFFNVPVDHLYASGVILPYLQSLQLDDLVIASPDVGGSKRANTYAKYLGCPLVLCNKTRARANVVATMQIIGDVEGKNVVIIDDMVDTAGTITKAADLMMAAGAKSVRACASHCVMSGPASDRVQESALEEIVFTDSIPYTQRCAKVKQISVADMFAETIRRVIENESISDQYLV
- a CDS encoding thiamine phosphate synthase — protein: MKLIILTKATFFVEEDKILTTLFEEGMDNLHLYKPGSEPVYSERLLTLLPEDYYRKISVHDHFYLREEFGLKGIHLNTADAELPYGYKGHFSCTCHKISELHDAKKKADYVFLKTIFDSQSNPNDKQTLTEEELREASKKGLIDKHVYAMGGINLDNIRQMRDLGFGGVVICGDLWNRFNIHQEQDYKDLISHFQKLQKAAN
- a CDS encoding YgiQ family radical SAM protein, yielding MEYRLTDFLPTTKKELELRGWDYVDVILFSGDAYVDHPSFGAAVIGRTLEAAGFRVAIVPQPDWHGDYRDFKKLGRPRLFFGIAPGCMDSMVNKYTAARRLRSEDAYSPDGRHDMRPEYPTIVYAKILKELYPDVPVVLGGIEASLRRLSHYDYWSDSLKKCLLCYSPADMITYGMGEKVTIELARRLAAGENIRDIRDLPQTVYLSRKEDILGGITDRDIVLHSHEECLKNKKAQAENFKNVEEQSNMMHAQRLLQGVDGRYVVINPPYPPMTTEELDASFDLPYTRQPHPKYKGKRIPAYDMIKFSVNIHRGCFGGCAFCTISAHQGKFITCRSKESILREVKQVIQMPDFKGNLSDLGGPSANMYGMSGRNKNACEKCRRPSCVHPQICPNLNTDHSKLLDIYRSVDALPGIKHSYIGSGVRYDLLLYKSKDEASNKAAMEYTRELITRHVSGRLKVAPEHTSDRVLYLMRKPSFQQFYEFKRIFDRINREEGLRQQIIPYFISSHPGCQEEDMAELAVITKGLDFHLEQVQDFTPTPLTNATETWYTGYDPYTLQPVFSAKTPKDKLAQRQFFFWYKPEERRGIEQSLRRIGRSDLIAKLYSGMPPSQGNNYRPYSDKRPYGEQRASASNKPKSYNPNFNNDNSRAKHHSERPQEEKRGRNRRH
- a CDS encoding xanthan lyase, producing MCRFTNLFMSLLLLTVSQSLSAQAIWGNIDYKGEPWVKNTSRPYSIEQGLAGRHISIWASHGRYFDNHEGRWRWQRPPLYGTTEDLFTQTIVVPYLIPMLENAGATVFTPRERDWQRNEVIVDNDNMPSLVNYQEHSLRYEWETAPSQGFAYHKGNYKDKDNPFMAGTARMAESTHSTSRLSTVTYQPDIPEDGRYAVYVSYQTVENSIDDAHYTVYHKGQKTEFAVNQQMGGFTWVYLGTFDFDKGCSEKNKVVVSNLSKHKGIVTTDAVRFGGGMGNVERGGETSGLPRCLEGARYYAQWAGMPYEIYSCKNGVDDYGDDLNARSLMTNLLCGGSVFAPDSVGRHVPIELSLAVHSDAGYTETGEGVYGSLSICTTQNGDKQLAAGLSREVSRELATALLDNVTTDLTYNYGEWTKRQVRDRNYNETRVPVVPSSILETLSHQNFGDMRYGLDPNFRFTLARSIYKTLLRYMTKGHHQDCVVQPLTPNRFHVELTGEHNEACLSWQGIIDGQEPTSKPTGYVLYIAQDDAGFDNGTLLRGTSCKLKLRPYVLYRFRVTAINEGGESFPTEELVALYNPNSVRTVMIINGFNRLSSPAISKVGQGFDLNEDIGVSYGRTAGWLGVQRIFDVKKIGVEDSTGLGYTTPDLQGMFIAGNDFNYVTTHANAIKTAGEYNIVSSSSVAIENGDCDLNRYDIIDLILGLEKNDGHSLVPYKSFHQSMQERLRDYTAYGGNLFVSGAYVGSDMTSTEDQAFLSEVLNVNYEGTNNELSENVNGLGVDFKFYRQLNETHYAAMQSDVLSASTMNAFPTMVYNNNTCAAVAYQGNDYRAFTMGFPFECIKDKKQQELIMRGILKFLINR
- a CDS encoding 1-acyl-sn-glycerol-3-phosphate acyltransferase → MWKKFCNWLLFKKMGWTAEVTEEHPEKYIICLAPHTSNWDFLIGQLYNGAKGLGSNFLMKKEWFFWPLGPLFKSMGGIPVYRQKHTSMTDSMAETAKQAKIFHLCITPEGTRARVEEWKKGFYFIALKAEIPILLYGLDYEKKHIQCTKTIRPTGDLEADMREIKLYFKDFKGKRPELFTIGNV